The following are encoded together in the Oncorhynchus gorbuscha isolate QuinsamMale2020 ecotype Even-year linkage group LG03, OgorEven_v1.0, whole genome shotgun sequence genome:
- the LOC124026032 gene encoding protein APCDD1-like has translation MSGGRFSHLLRVLWQAVLVSGSKLWEVPTAPLGLSSNHTTSLEWEPQCQYRHLQDGVRITADIPPKLEGNWVSTRCEVRPGPEFLTRSYTFYPSHLFKALQHYYTDSGCEEPTYSLVVRGKLRLRQASWITRGATETEHHLHKVGIVIHSQGAMHRPAARLPSVCVGLTLGGMVPGHLYELYNAQAGRACLGALGFSMMELGLVRVETQHKPHGGLVQELFFGDVHTDWTKRTYYRPTGYQQPLQNAMHHIHPCLACALVFRASEQRPPVLPHVPALAPPSLHGRWVSQRCEARPAVLFLTRDFTFRPDEHSWEGVYHHYSDPSCSKPTFTLQASGHYAQGDPSAKVAGGTEFVFKVTRVSVTILEGATARVLNETRPGSCGKVGGWEVGVEQDVTPTDGCTVLGIKLPHKEYELIKTEMDYRRRPLLFIGERPTDGSSPDRPQKRPTSYQAPMVHCGEEDTPTSYHHINQLKLAASGAKNLPWQPSFVLLLVSLLLLWYDGGSVHSV, from the exons CTGTGCTTGTGTCGGGGAGCAAGCTATGGGAGGTACCCACAGCCCCCTTAGGACTTTCCTCCAACCATACAACCAGCCTGGAATGGGAGCCACAGTGTCAGTATCGCCACTTGCAGGATGGCGTCAGAATCACAGCCGACATTCCCCCAAAACTGGAGGGCAACTGGGTGTCAACCAG ATGTGAAGTTCGGCCTGGTCCTGAGTTTCTGACCCGGTCCTACACCTTCTACCCGAGCCACCTGTTCAAGGCACTGCAGCACTATTACACTGACAGCGGGTGCGAGGAGCCCACCTACTCTCTGGTGGTACGGGGCAAACTCCGTCTACGCCAGGCGTCCTGGATCACCCGGGGTGCCACCGAGACAGAGCACCACCTTCACAAAGTGGGCATCGTCATCCACAGCCAAGGCGCCATGCACAGGCCGGCCGCCCGTCtaccctctgtgtgtgtgggcctcACCCTGGGCGGCATGGTGCCCGGGCACCTGTATGAGCTGTATAACGCCCAGGCAGGGAGGGCCTGTCTGGGTGCCCTGGGGTTCTCGATGATGGAACTAGGCTTGGTGAGAGTGGAGACCCAGCATAAGCCCCATGGAGGTCTGGTTCAGGAGCTCTTCTTTGGGGACGTGCACACGGACTGGACAAAGAGGACGTACTATCGACCAACGGGTTACCAGCAACCATTGCAGAACGCTATG CACCACATCCACCCCTGCCTGGCGTGCGCCCTGGTCTTCCGGGCCTCAGAACAACGCCCCCCGGTGTTGCCCCATGTCCCTGCGTTGGCCCCTCCATCTCTGCATGGCCGCTGGGTGAGCCAACGCTGTGAAGCCCGGCCTGCCGTCCTCTTCCTCACCCGAGACTTCACCTTCCGCCCAGATGAGCACTCCTGGGAAGGCGTCTACCACCACTATTCGGACCCCTCCTGCAGCAAGCCGACCTTCACCCTGCAGGCCTCGGGCCACTATGCTCAGGGAGACCCCTCGGCCAAAGTGGCGGGAGGCACAGAGTTTGTCTTCAAGGTGACCCGGGTCAGTGTCACCATACTTGAGGGGGCCACAGCCAGGGTGCTCAACGAGACCCGGCCAGGAAGCTGCGGGAAGGTGGGGGGCTGGGAGGTGGGGGTGGAGCAAGACGTGACCCCCACGGATGGGTGTACCGTCTTGGGAATCAAGCTGCCACACAAGGAGTACGAGCTGATCAAGACTGAGATGGACTATAGACGGCGCCCTCTGCTGTTCATAGGGGAGAGGCCGACTGATGGCTCCAGCCCCGACCGTCCCCAGAAGAGGCCCACGTCTTACCAGGCCCCCATGGTGCATTGTGGCGAGGAGGACACCCCCACGTCGTATCACCACATCAACCAGCTTAAGCTAGCAGCTAGTGGAGCCAAG